One part of the Scatophagus argus isolate fScaArg1 chromosome 12, fScaArg1.pri, whole genome shotgun sequence genome encodes these proteins:
- the LOC124068746 gene encoding transmembrane protein 182-like, with amino-acid sequence MRVGAAALAGGIFGAVGTLCFFLAFGTDYWLVASDNCGPHTWPTQTTLTGEKDANGTEISLVEALDASPPSLTLHHEGFFWRCVFQVEPTAHAVLATLFTNQPESKICVHGYLFPLPVTLGHVPHPNYDTTAVFRGFWTMLIILGLVAALTGGFLLVCGVPFISHRLYKLGGAFLIAAACLFLFMLLLYVLWMEVVEVKHYILQERGEACPHAQVSVLYGLSFMVAAAGVPLELISGLVFMLVSRALRASK; translated from the exons ATGAGGGTGGGAGCCGCAGCCTTGGCTGGGGGTATATTTGGGGCAGTAGGGACTCTGTGTTTCTTCTTGGCCTTTGGTACAGACTACTGGCTGGTGGCCAGTGACAACTGTGGACCGCATACATGgccaacacaaacaacactgacaggagAAAAAGATGCCAATGGGACTGAG ATCAGCTTAGTGGAGGCATTGGatgcttctcctccttctctcactctgcACCATGAGGGCTTCTTCTGGCGCTGCGTGTTTCAGGTGGAGCCCACAGCGCATGCAGTCCTGGCCACTCTCTTCA CAAACCAGCCTGAATCAAAGATCTGTGTGCATGGTTACCTCTTCCCCCTGCCTGTCACACTTGGACATGTGCCTCATCCAAATTATGACACCACGGCAG TGTTTCGGGGTTTCTGGACCATGTTGATAATCCTTGGCCTGGTTGCAGCCCTAACTGGAGGCTTCCTCTTGGTCTGTGGTGTCCCCTTCATCAGCCACAGACTGTACAAGCTGGGCGGTGCTTTCCTCATCGCAGCTG CCTGCTTGTTCCTGTTCATGCTGCTGCTCTATGTCCTGTggatggaggtggtggaggtgaagCACTACATcctgcaggagagaggagaggcgTGTCCACATGCACAGGTTTCAGTGCTCTACGGCCTGTCGTTCATGGTGGCGGCTGCTGGCGTGCCTCTGGAGCTCATCTCCGGGTTGGTCTTCATGCTAGTGAGCCGTGCGCTGCGTGCCAGCAAGTGA
- the LOC124068144 gene encoding sodium/hydrogen exchanger 2-like, protein MAALWILYLLLSACLLWPFCLALAPPTELPQARNLPPLLGFNSSDGSLSVDLPMALRVFSVDYHHVQAPFEIVLWIMLASLAKLGFHWSGRVPAVVPESCLLIMVGLLVGGVIYGVRHSAPPTLSADAFFLFLLPPIVLDAGYFLPGRLFFENLGTILWYAVLGTLWNVLGIGLSLYGVCLLAQSSLGDVSLLHCLLFGSLIAAVDPVAVLSVFQEMHVNEQLHILVFGESLLNDAVTVVLYKLFESFLRLPSVSGLDVLLGGCRVVVVGLGGLCVGLFFGLVAALTSRFTSRAQVIAPLFVFLYSYLSYLTSEMLHLSGIMAIVTCAVTMKQYVEANVSERSNTSIQYFLKMWSSVSETLIFIFLGVSTIQDVHMWSWPFVCSTLLLCLVWRATGVLLLTAVVNKLRRNAVTFRDQFIIAYGGLRGAICFSLVFLIDDFPKKRLFITTTIVVILFTVFVQGMTIKPLVELLDVKRKKRALPTVSEEIHSRLIDHLLAGIEDVVGYWGQHYWKDKFEQFNRKYLRRFLIREDHQDRSSILRVYQELERREQRGDEEAPALVDSRSHSRPLLPEEMDSIRRILSRNLQNFNNKQTPAYSRHTLHQDATMDKTRKPLHRLHSLGERCTHHTITHWPQGEVGEFSGSHRVRAGLSRSHTVCSISPRAILQDLSVPAASAQTGPADPKSSAASRDQISPQHQAAEERAPKKQLSFVLENEKQQ, encoded by the exons ATGGCTGCTCTGTGGATTCTctatctgctgctctctgcctgcctgttgtGGCCTTTTTGTTTGGCCCTGGCCCCCCCTACTGAGCTCCCTCAGGCCCGCAACCTGCCCCCCTTGCTGGGCTTCAACAGTAGCGATGGTAGCCTGTCTGTAGACCTGCCCATGGCTCTGAGAGTTTTCAGCGTGGACTATCACCATGTGCAGGCTCCCTTTGAGATTGTGCTGTGGATCATGTTGGCCTCACTGGCCAAGCTGG GTTTCCACTGGTCAGGTCGAGTACCAGCAGTCGTCCCTGAGAGCTGCCTCCTCATCATGGTGGGCCTCCTGGTTGGAGGGGTGATCTATGGTGTTCGCCACTCTGCTCCCCCAACTCTCAGCGCTGatgctttcttcctttttctgctCCCGCCCATTGTCTTGGATGCTGGATATTTCCTGCCAGGGAGGCTGTTCTTTGAAAACCTTGGCACCATTCTCTG GTATGCAGTTCTGGGAACCCTATGGAACGTGCTGGGCATTGGTCTGTCTCTGTACGGTGTGTGCCTTCTGGCTCAGAGCTCTTTGGGAGACGTCTCTCTGCTCCACTGCCTGCTGTTTGGCTCTCTGATTGCTGCCGTTGACCCCGtggctgtgctgtctgtcttcCAGGAGATGCATGTTAATGAACAGCTTCATATCTTGGTGTTTGGGGAGTCACTGCTCAATGACGCTGTTACTGTG GTGCTCTACAAGCTGTTTGAGTCCTTCCTCCGTCTGCCTTCAGTGTCAGGTCTGGATGTGCTGCTTGGGGGGtgcagggtggtggtggtgggccTTGGCGGTTTGTGTGTAGGCCTCTTCTTTGGCCTGGTGGCAGCCCTCACTTCACGGTTCACTTCCAGAGCTCAGGTCATTGCCCcgctctttgtcttcctctacTCCTACTTGTCCTACCTGACCTCAGAGATGCTTCACCTCTCTGGTATCATGGC cattgTGACCTGTGCTGTGACCATGAAGCAGTATGTGGAGGCTAATGTGTCTGAGCGCAGCAACACCAGCATCCAGTACTTTCTGAAGATGTGGAGCAGCGTGAGTGAAaccctcatcttcatcttcctggGCGTTTCCACGATACAGGATGTCCATATGTGGAGCTGGCCCTTTGTCTGCTCcacactgctgctctgtcttGTCTGGAGGGCCACAG GTGTTCTCCTGCTGACTGCTGTGGTTAACAAGCTCCGAAGGAATGCCGTGACCTTTCGAGATCAGTTCATTATTGCCTACGGAGGCCTAAGAGGGGCAATCTGTTTCTCCCTTGTGTTCCTGATCGATGACTTCCCAAAGAAGAGACTCTTCATCACGACTACCATTGTGGTCATACTCTTCACTGTCTTTGTTCAG GGGATGACCATTAAGCCTCTAGTTGAGCTGCTGGAtgtaaagaggaagaagagagctCTGCCTACTGTCAGTGAGGAGATCCACAGCAGA CTCATTGATCACCTGCTGGCAGGAATAGAGGATGTGGTTGGCTACTGGGGGCAGCACTATTGGAAAGACAA gtttGAGCAGTTCAACAGGAAGTACCTTCGTCGTTTCCTGATCCGCGAGGACCACCAGGATCGCTCCAGCATCCTCAGAGTGTACCAGGAGCTGGAGAGAAGGGAGCAGAGGGGAGACGAGGAAGCGCCAGCACT agTGGACTCTCGCTCTCACAGCCGTCCCCTCTTACCAGAGGAGATGGACAGCATCAGGCGTATTCTCTCCAGAAACCTTCAAAACTTCAACAACAAG CAGACGCCAGCCTACAGCAGACACACTTTGCACCAGGATGCCACCATGGACAAAACAAGGAAGCCTCTTCACAGACTTCACAGTCTGGGAGAGAGATGCACTCATCATACAATAACACACTGGCCACAG GGGGAGGTTGGAGAGTTCAGTGGCTCACACAGAGTGAGAGCAGGACTCAGCAGGTCTCACACAG TGTGCTCCATAAGTCCAAGGGCCATCCTCCAGGACCTATCAGTCCCTGCAGCCTCAGCTCAGACAGGGCCAGCGGATCCAAAGTCTTCTGCTGCCAGCAGGGACCAGATCTCTCCACAACACcaagcagcagaggaaagagcCCCCAAGAAACAACTCAGctttgttttggaaaatgagaaacagcagtga
- the si:dkey-237j10.2 gene encoding uncharacterized protein si:dkey-237j10.2: MLAEGFLRVLPYIEERQSASASKLKSSHTHAHCVDRFKRIVSDSNAANQQTDSTEAGPDQGEHLTQFQGLKVVPQVPLGLSIPGCPSDLILDPDFALCLEHCSLLEQYPDLQVADSGRIPHNPQRVITAQHNLVSEVCHQPKWAVQQEPQDEPLSLVPDQGYLVMGASVNTSLDLPGSGCEPMSNSVLNGLLDKQLEKVYMQHLTDNLARCNSHLGNSLLQGLVPPPQPSSQLRGPDSLEASLEEESGLDSGRKISYLHTQNLIPCSSNFSSPVLRISEADNAHLQ, from the exons ATGTTGGCTGAAGGTTTTCTCAGAGTGCTGCCTTACATAGAGGAGAGGCAGTCTGCCTCTGCTTCCAAACTAAAGAGCtcgcacacacatgctcattgTGTGGATCGGTTCAAACGTATTGTCTCCGACTCAAACGCGGCAAACCAACAGACAGATTCAACTGAAGCAG GTCCTGACCAGGGAGAACACCTTACCCAGTTCCAGGGGCTGAAAGTAGTGCCTCAAGTTCCTTTAGGTCTCTCAATCCCTGGGTGCCCATCAGACCTCATCCTGGACCCTGACTTTGCACTTTGCTTAGAACATTGTAGCCTCCTGGAGCAGTATCCAGACCTGCAGGTGGCTGATTCAGGCCGCATCCCACATAACCCACAGAGAGTCATCACTGCCCAACACAATTTAGTCTCTGAAGTCTGCCATCAACCAAAATGGGCAGTCCAACAGGAGCCACAAGATGAGCCTCTTTCATTGGTACCAGACCAGGGTTATCTGGTTATGGGGGCCAGTGTGAACACCAGCTTGGATCTGCCCGGATCAGGGTGCGAGCCTATGTCTAACTCTGTGCTGAATGGCCTGTTGGACAAACAGCTTGAGAAGGTGTACATGCAGCACCTGACCGACAACTTGGCTCGATGTAACTCCCACCTGGGGAACAGCCTCTTGCAAGGCCTGGTGCCACCACCACAGCCCAGCAGCCAGCTGAGGGGGCCAGACTCACTGGAGGCCAGTCTGGAAGAAGAATCAGGACTTGACAGCGGCAGGAAAATTAGTTACCTGCACACCCAGAACTTAATTCCTTGCTCATCCAACTTCAGCTCCCCTGTGCTGAGGATTTCAGAGGCTGACAATGCTCATTTGCAGTGA
- the sh3bgrl gene encoding SH3 domain-binding glutamic acid-rich-like protein, with translation MVIKVYIASSSGSTTIKKQQQDVMGFLAANKIEFEECDIAANEANRKWMRENVPEESRPATGNPLPPQIFNESKYCGNYEAFFDAREDNAVYAFLGLTAPPGSKEAEALMKKDQQ, from the exons ATGGTGATCAAAGTGTACATAGCATCGTCCTCTGGATCCACTACG ATTAAAAAGCAACAGCAGGATGTAATGGGCTTCCTGGCGGCCAACAAGATCGAATTCGAGGAGTGTGACATTGCAGCCAACGAAGCCAACAGGAAGTGGATGAGAGAGAATGTTCCGGAGGAGTCCAGGCCGGCCACGGGGAACCCTCTCCCTCCACAGATATTTAACGAAAGCAAATATTGTGGG aACTATGAAGCCTTCTTTGATGCCAGAGAGGACAATGCTGTTTATGCATTTCTGGGCCTGACTGCGCCCCCGGGCTCGAAG GAGGCCGAGGCTCTAATGAAGAAAGATCAGCAGTAG
- the hmgn6 gene encoding high mobility group nucleosome binding domain 6, translating into MPKRKSQGTEGGEKEEPQRRSARLSAKPAQPKPEPKPKKAAKKEKAVNDKKEDKKTKKAKENAEAEANEENHSENGEAKTNEVEAAPEEAKEEAKSE; encoded by the exons ATGCCCAAGAGAAAG tcacagggaacagaaggaggagaaaaggaggag ccTCAGAGGAGATCAGCCCGGTTATCAGCG AAACCGGCCCAACCCAAGCCGGAACCAAAGCCCAAGAAGGCAGCAAAG aaagaaaaggctgTGAACGATAAGAAAGAGGACAAGAAGACCAAGAAGGCGAAGGAGAACGCAGAGGCAGAGGCAAATGAGGAAAACCACTCTGAGAACGGAGAGGCCAAGACCAACGAG GTGGAGGCAGCCCCCGAGGAGGCCAAGGAGGAGGCCAAGTCCGAGTAG